CACCTCACGAATGGAAGCAAAAGACGGCAGTTTTGGTTTTGATTTTGAAGGCATTTATGATGAAGTAATAAATATGGAGCTAATTAAATACAGCATGGCAGACGGAAGAAAAGTGCAGGTAGATTTTATTAAGGAGGGTAATAATACTCAAATTATTGAAAAATTTGATCCGGAAAGTGTAAATCCCATTGACATGCAAAAAACAGGTTGGCAGGCTATTCTGAATAATTTTAAAAAATACACTGAGGCTAATTAAATACCTCCTAAATAAATTTAATGGCACAGATTAATTCCTATTTAACCTTTAGTGGAAACTGCAGGGAAGCAATGCTTTTTTACCAAAAATGTTTGGGTGGTGAACTTGTTTTACAAACCATTGGAGATTCACCTCTTGCAAAACAACTGCCTGCAAAAATGAAAGAATTTATTTTGCACGCTACCTTAACAAAAAATGAATTAATACTCATGGGTTCTGATATGGTTGCAGAAGGCGGATTAATTAAAGGCAATGCAGTTTCACTTTCTATAAATTGCAGTAGTGAAAAAGAAATTTTATCTTTCTATAAAAAACTTTCCGTGGGAGGAAATGCCGATCACCCATTAGAAGACACTTTTTGGGGAGCATTATTTGGCGATCTTACCGATAAATATGGTAATCATTGGTTATTAAGTTTTGATAAGAACATCAATAAAAAATAAATTATGAGACATTTAAGTGTTTACAATTTCCTTTCCCTGAATGGTTGTTATAAAGGATTAAATGGTGACATTAGTTGGCATCAACATGGAGCTGAGGAAAATTCCTTTTCGGAAAAAAGTATGGAACCCGGAAATACACTGCTTTTCGGAAGAATTACCTATGAAATGATGGCCGGATATTGGTCGTCACCGGCTGCGTTTGAACAATCGCCGGTTGTGGCAGAGGGAATGAATAAGGCAGAAAAAATTGTATTTTCTACCACTTTAAAAACTGCTGATTGGAAAAATACCCAACTGATAAAAGAGAATATTGTAGAAGAGGTTAGAAAATTGAAACAAAGTAATGGTAAAAATATGACCATACTCGGAAGCGGGACAATTATCACCCAATTAGCCGAAGCAAATCTTATTGACAGTTATCAAATAATGATAGATCCTGTTGTTATTAAAAACGGAACACCAATTTTTAATAACATACAATGCAATATAAATCTCAAACTAATTGATACAAAAACTTTTAAAAGTGGTGTTGTACTTTTAAATTACGCAATAGAATAAATTAATTATTGTTTCTCTTTAAAGATGGTAGAAGTATTCAAAACAAATGTAGCAGAAGAAGTAGAAGCAAAATTCTTATTGAATTTACTCAATATAGATTTTCCTTGTTACAAAATAAATTTTGACTTATCTGATTGTGATAAAATATTGAGAGTGGAAGGGGAAAATATGGTATTGGATAAAATAATTGATGTTTTGAATCGAAATAATTATGTTTGTATTATTTTAGATTAAAGTATTATTAATTTCATTAACAAACTAAATTTTTATTATGGCTATGTTAAAAATCGCCCCGGCCAATATAGATGAATATATTTTCCCATTTCCTTCAGAAACCCAGAAAAAACTGGAACAAATTCGGCAATTGATTCAGAAGTTAGCTCCTAAAGCTAAGGAAGTAATAAGTTATGGTATGCCAGCATTTAAATTAAATTCGGTAATCGTTTATTTTGCCGGATATAAACATCATATAGGATTTTATCCAACATCCACAGGAATTAAAAATTTTGAAAAGGAGTTCGCCAAATATAAATGGTCGAAAGGAGCTGTTCAATTTCCATTGGACGAACCCTTACCTGTTGCACTAATTACTAAAATTGTAAAATTTAAAATTAAGGAAGATAAGGAAAAAGCAGATGCCAAAAAAAAACTTAAAAACCTGTAAAAAAGGTCACCAATTTTTTAAGAGCAGCACTTGTCCCGTTTGCCCTATATGCGAGCAGCAACGCAAACCAAAAGACGGTTTATTTTCTCTGCTTTCAGCACCGGCGCGAAGGGCTTTGGAAAATGAAGGCATATTAACACTTAAACAATTGTCGAAATACACGGAAGCAGAAATTTTAGCACTTCACGGAATGGGTCCGAATGCAATGCGTAAACTTCACCTGGTTTTGGATTCTGAACATCTTACCTTTAAAAAAAATTGAACTCATTTTATAAATTCTGATATTTTTAGGCTTATAAAACAGTAAAATCAACCTCTGTTGACTACATGAAGCTTAAATAACGTTTTCTTTCCTCAACATTTCCTACTTTTATACCAAATTACACAAAACATATTTACTCTTAGGTAAATATTAATTGCAAGATTGAATACAATACACTTTACTAAATTACGTCATTAAATAAAAAAACTCATGGAACTCCTATTCTACGATTACTGGTGGATCTTACTCATTATTCTTTGTCTTGTTTTGTATAAATACATACTCCGTTTTTTATTCGGGATGGTAATTGTTCCGGAGGATAAGATCGGATTGGTGACAAAAAAATTCGTTTTATTTGGCGAAAATAAAGAATTACCCGACGGGCGCATTATTGCAACATTGGGTGAAGCAGGTTTTCAGGCTAAAACCCTTGCCCCGGGCCTTTATTTTTGGAAATGGGTGTGGCAATATGATGTTACCATGGAAAGATTTACCATAATTCCGGAGGGTCAGATCGGACTTGTTTTGGCTAAGGATGGTATGGCAATTCCTACCGGAAATATTCTCGGTCAAATGGTGGAATGTGACACCTATCAGGATGCCACAAAATTTTTAAATAATGGTGGACAGCGCGGTCGCCAAACAACTTATATAACTGCGGGTTCTTATCGTATCAATACCATGTTATTTGATATTTCGGTTACAGATATGATCAGAATTCAGGAAAGTATGGTGGGCATAGTTACTACGCTGGATGGTTTGCCGATTGAAAGCGGACAAATAGCGGGTAAAATGATTGAGGGACATAATAATTTTCAGGATTTTGATAAATTTATTAAGAATGGTGGAAATCGCGGACTTCAACCGCATGTAATTCTTGCAGGATCTTATAACCTCAATCCCTGGGCAGTGCAAATGGAAGAAATTCCAATGACAGAAATTTCGATCGGTTATGTTGGAGTGGTTATTTCTTTTATCGGACAGGATGGACACGATCTTACAGGATCTGATTTTAAACATGGGAATATAGTAGAAAAAGGATTTAAAGGAGTTTGGCTCGAACCACTTGGACCGGGTAAATATCCTATTAATAAATATACCATGAAAGTGGAATTGGTGCCTACAACAAATCTCGTATTAAATTGGGCCTCAGCAAGAAGTGAAGCTCATAATCTGGATAAAAATCTTTCCACTATTACTGTGCGTTCAAAAGATGGTTTCCCATTTAATTTAGATGTTGCACAAATTATTCACGTGCCAACAACAGAAGCTCCAAAGGTTATTGCGCGTTTCGGAAATATGGTAAATCTTGTTTCGCAGGTATTGGAACCTACCATTGGAAACTATTTCAGAAACTCGGCGCAGGACAGTGATGTAATTGCCTTTTTATCTACCAGAAAAGAAAGACAGGAATCTGCAAAAGAGCATATTAAAAAAGTGTTGGATGAATATAATGTGAATGCAGTGGATACACTTATTGGAGATATAGTTCCACCGGAATCCTTAATGAAAACATTAACAGATAGAAAAATTGCAGAGGAACAAAAAATAACTTACGATACTCAAAAAAAGGCACAGGAAACTCGTCAGGGAATGGAAAAAGAAACTGCCATTGCCGATATGCAAAAGGATATAGTAAAAGCACAACAAAGTGTGGAGATCGCGGAACGCACTGCAAGCGCAACTGTTAAAAAATCGGAAGGTGATGCTACAGGAGTAAAACTTGCGGTGGGTGCAGAAGCGGAGGCGACAAAAATGCGCGCATTTGCAGAAGCGGAATCTACCAGAGCAAGAGCGCAGGCAGATTCAGAAGCAATAAAATTAAGAGCTGCAGCGCAGGCTGAACAAATTACATTAACCGGTAGTGCAGAGGCAGGAAAAATTCTCGCGATAGGTAAATCCACTGCAGAAGCATATGAATTAGCAGTGAAAGCACTTGGCGGTGAAAACTTTACACGATATAAAATAACAGAGGAATTGGCAAAAGGACATATTAAATTAATTCCGGATGTGCTTATTGGCGGAACAAATAGTAATGGAACGGCAATGGATGGTTTATTGGGATTAAAATTAATGGAGATGATGGATCCGAAGAATAAAAAAGAAGAGGAAAAATAATAGTGTAAAAAATACACTAATTCCACTATATTAAAAATTACTTTATGCAGGAAATAATTATAAAAAGGAATTACAACTTATATTACCGCATGCTCGCGATTAGTGTTGTTGCATTGTTTTTTATTGCAAGAAATATTATTTCATATTATAAATCAGGTGGAGAGGGGAATTTAGTTTTTCTCATCATTTCTTACGTTTTTGGGTTTTTCATTTTACTCTTAGTAAATAATTCTATTCGTCAATTAAACAAAAGAACTCCGGCCCTTATCATTTCAGAAAATGGAATTATCGATAATATCAGTTTAATAAAACCGGAGTTGGTACCATGGTCTAATATTGTCGGTGCTGAGGTAAAAAAATATCGGGGAAATTTACAAATGGCAATTATATTGCGCGATTATTACGATGTTTTAGATAACGAAAGCCCAGTTCGTTCTAAAATGACCCAAACATTAATCAACGATCTGGAGACGCCCTGGTTGATCAATCTGACCTTAATCAAGACAGATATTTCTGAGCTTCATCGTATAATTCTCGAAAGATCAGCGGCAGCGGCAGCGGATGTCGTGAATCGTGAATCGTGAATCCGGGATGGAACAATAAGTCAAGAGTCATAAGTCAATAGTCATTGGTCAGGAGTGAAATTTTCCGGCAACCGAAATCCGGACTCACGCCTCACGATTCACGATTCACGAAATAATTGTTATTTGTCAGGAGTCAATAGTCATTAGTCAGGAGTGAAATTTTCCTCCAACCGAAATCCGAACTCACGCCTCACGCTTGATGCCTCACGAAATAAATGTCATTGGTCAGGAGTGAAATTTTCCTCCGATCGAAATCCGAACTCACGCCTCACGCTTGACGCCTCACGAAAAAAATGTCATTGGTCAGGAGTGAAATTTTCCGGCAACCGAAATCCGGACTCACGCCTCACGATTCACAATTCACGAAATAAATGTCATTGGTCAGGAGTGCAATTTTACGGCAACTGAAATCCGGACTCACGCCTCACGATTCACGATTCACGAATTCCTCCCCTGTCCATTTTTAGAATTTCGATCGTTATGAAACTTTAT
The genomic region above belongs to Bacteroidota bacterium and contains:
- a CDS encoding SRPBCC family protein → MTSNMITIEALINAPIEKVWKFWTKPEHIMVWNAASDDWHTPSATNDLRTGGKFTSRMEAKDGSFGFDFEGIYDEVINMELIKYSMADGRKVQVDFIKEGNNTQIIEKFDPESVNPIDMQKTGWQAILNNFKKYTEAN
- a CDS encoding VOC family protein, encoding MAQINSYLTFSGNCREAMLFYQKCLGGELVLQTIGDSPLAKQLPAKMKEFILHATLTKNELILMGSDMVAEGGLIKGNAVSLSINCSSEKEILSFYKKLSVGGNADHPLEDTFWGALFGDLTDKYGNHWLLSFDKNINKK
- a CDS encoding dihydrofolate reductase family protein; the protein is MRHLSVYNFLSLNGCYKGLNGDISWHQHGAEENSFSEKSMEPGNTLLFGRITYEMMAGYWSSPAAFEQSPVVAEGMNKAEKIVFSTTLKTADWKNTQLIKENIVEEVRKLKQSNGKNMTILGSGTIITQLAEANLIDSYQIMIDPVVIKNGTPIFNNIQCNINLKLIDTKTFKSGVVLLNYAIE
- a CDS encoding DUF1801 domain-containing protein, yielding MAMLKIAPANIDEYIFPFPSETQKKLEQIRQLIQKLAPKAKEVISYGMPAFKLNSVIVYFAGYKHHIGFYPTSTGIKNFEKEFAKYKWSKGAVQFPLDEPLPVALITKIVKFKIKEDKEKADAKKKLKNL
- a CDS encoding flotillin family protein, whose amino-acid sequence is MELLFYDYWWILLIILCLVLYKYILRFLFGMVIVPEDKIGLVTKKFVLFGENKELPDGRIIATLGEAGFQAKTLAPGLYFWKWVWQYDVTMERFTIIPEGQIGLVLAKDGMAIPTGNILGQMVECDTYQDATKFLNNGGQRGRQTTYITAGSYRINTMLFDISVTDMIRIQESMVGIVTTLDGLPIESGQIAGKMIEGHNNFQDFDKFIKNGGNRGLQPHVILAGSYNLNPWAVQMEEIPMTEISIGYVGVVISFIGQDGHDLTGSDFKHGNIVEKGFKGVWLEPLGPGKYPINKYTMKVELVPTTNLVLNWASARSEAHNLDKNLSTITVRSKDGFPFNLDVAQIIHVPTTEAPKVIARFGNMVNLVSQVLEPTIGNYFRNSAQDSDVIAFLSTRKERQESAKEHIKKVLDEYNVNAVDTLIGDIVPPESLMKTLTDRKIAEEQKITYDTQKKAQETRQGMEKETAIADMQKDIVKAQQSVEIAERTASATVKKSEGDATGVKLAVGAEAEATKMRAFAEAESTRARAQADSEAIKLRAAAQAEQITLTGSAEAGKILAIGKSTAEAYELAVKALGGENFTRYKITEELAKGHIKLIPDVLIGGTNSNGTAMDGLLGLKLMEMMDPKNKKEEEK